A region from the Geobacter benzoatilyticus genome encodes:
- the corA gene encoding magnesium/cobalt transporter CorA, with the protein MRNKLVKKRSSKAGLPPGTLVHIGERHREAARVSIIVYDENNITDQASDNLAACATMRGQPGVRWINVEGIHSIELLQKLGECYGLHPLVLEDILNTDQRPKREDYGDYLFIVLRMLSLKSGGEGVASEQMSLILGPDFVISFQEGLAGDPFDPIRERLHTSRGKIRSLGADYLVYSLMDAIVDNYFAILESVAERIERLEEELVDNPSRETVGRLHTLKREIIFLRKSIWPLREVISGLERRESSLVREETVIYLRDVYDHTVQIIDTVETFRDILSGLLDIYLSTISNRTNEVMKVLTIIATLFMPLTFIAGLYGMNFRYMPELNWHWGYPAVLFLMLVIAGGMLKFFRGKNWI; encoded by the coding sequence GTGAGAAACAAACTGGTCAAGAAACGCTCTTCGAAGGCGGGGCTTCCCCCAGGCACCCTCGTCCACATCGGCGAACGGCACCGGGAAGCGGCTCGCGTCTCCATTATCGTCTATGACGAGAACAACATAACCGACCAGGCTTCCGATAACCTGGCGGCCTGTGCTACCATGCGCGGCCAACCGGGGGTCCGCTGGATCAACGTGGAGGGAATCCACAGCATCGAGCTTCTCCAGAAACTCGGCGAATGCTACGGCCTCCACCCCCTTGTTCTGGAAGACATCCTCAACACTGACCAGCGCCCAAAGCGGGAGGATTACGGCGACTACCTATTCATCGTCCTCAGGATGCTCTCCCTTAAAAGCGGCGGTGAAGGGGTGGCATCCGAGCAGATGAGCCTGATTCTCGGCCCCGACTTTGTCATATCGTTCCAGGAGGGGCTTGCGGGAGACCCCTTCGACCCGATCCGGGAGCGGCTGCACACCAGCCGGGGAAAGATCCGTTCCCTGGGTGCCGACTATCTCGTCTATAGCCTTATGGATGCCATCGTCGACAACTACTTCGCCATTCTCGAAAGCGTGGCGGAGCGCATCGAGCGGCTCGAAGAAGAACTGGTGGATAATCCCTCGCGCGAAACCGTAGGCAGGCTCCACACCCTCAAGCGGGAGATCATCTTCTTGCGCAAGTCCATCTGGCCGCTGCGCGAGGTAATCAGCGGCCTCGAGCGGCGCGAGTCTTCCCTAGTACGGGAAGAAACCGTCATCTACCTGCGCGACGTCTACGACCACACCGTGCAGATCATCGACACCGTGGAAACCTTCCGCGACATACTCTCGGGGCTGCTCGACATCTACCTGTCCACCATAAGCAACCGCACCAACGAAGTCATGAAGGTGCTCACAATAATCGCCACACTGTTTATGCCTCTCACCTTCATCGCGGGTCTTTACGGCATGAATTTCCGCTACATGCCCGAGCTCAACTGGCATTGGGGTTACCCAGCCGTGCTTTTCCTCATGCTTGTAATTGCGGGGGGCATGCTTAAATTTTTCCGGGGGAAGAACTGGATATGA
- a CDS encoding carboxypeptidase-like regulatory domain-containing protein, which produces MMKIRLLTAILCMFAASVAVAAGPVPTGTVSGKFLGEGKVPLSKGSVVLFRRGSGPPPAPDRYWLVPDHVETMDDDGRFTVTVEEGTYFLAAIKRNDHLEIGPPRAGELFLIAADDKGKLLTFDVKGNGAVNVGTIGGARPISKETGMMRPGATAIEGRLVDGEGKPVEGAVVFAFTSQEMQGKPLYVSERSDSYGKYLLRVAEGGKYYLRVRSAYGGGAPDEGSIFATLGGDVPAAVSVTSGEVLKDVAIPVGRFERPIKGKGKR; this is translated from the coding sequence ATGATGAAAATCAGGCTGCTGACAGCGATTCTCTGCATGTTTGCGGCGAGTGTTGCCGTTGCGGCCGGACCGGTCCCGACCGGCACGGTGAGCGGAAAGTTTCTGGGGGAGGGGAAGGTTCCTCTGTCCAAAGGATCGGTAGTGCTGTTCAGGCGCGGTTCCGGCCCTCCGCCGGCCCCCGACAGGTACTGGCTGGTTCCCGATCATGTGGAAACCATGGATGATGACGGCCGTTTCACCGTCACGGTCGAAGAGGGGACATACTTCCTTGCGGCAATCAAGCGGAACGACCATCTGGAGATCGGCCCTCCCCGTGCTGGCGAGTTATTCCTGATTGCCGCCGACGACAAGGGGAAGCTTCTGACGTTCGACGTCAAGGGGAACGGGGCGGTTAACGTCGGCACCATCGGCGGCGCCCGTCCCATCAGCAAGGAAACGGGGATGATGCGCCCCGGCGCCACTGCCATCGAAGGACGTCTTGTGGATGGCGAGGGGAAGCCCGTTGAGGGTGCCGTCGTATTCGCCTTCACATCCCAGGAAATGCAGGGGAAGCCGCTCTACGTTTCGGAACGCTCCGACAGCTATGGGAAGTATCTTCTGCGGGTGGCCGAGGGGGGGAAGTATTATTTGAGGGTCAGGAGCGCCTATGGCGGAGGCGCGCCCGATGAAGGGTCGATTTTCGCGACCCTTGGGGGGGACGTCCCCGCGGCAGTCAGCGTGACCTCCGGCGAAGTGCTGAAAGATGTTGCCATCCCCGTTGGCCGTTTCGAGCGGCCCATCAAGGGGAAGGGAAAACGATAA
- a CDS encoding L-lactate MFS transporter — protein MSDTVKNRGWQVTLAGTGINLALGVLYAWSIFKGAIKSSIDAGGPGAFNWDPASINDPYAICCLAFAFSMIIAGKAQDKIGPARTALIGGILVGLGFTILSQSNSYLAWVLGFGILAGSGFGFGYSAATPPALKWFPSSKTGLIAGIVVAGFGLAPVYIAPLSTYLLGTIGIEKSMLVLAAAFAVVVCGLSFFLVNPPAGYVPADAPKGDAAAKAAPAKPTVNATAGEMLKSGKFYVLWLTYFIGAGAGLMVIGSVAGIAKKSMGSMAFLAVAIMALGNAGGRVVAGILSDKIGRMATLCIVFAFQAVLMFAAIPLVGAGHSNAVLIVLLATFIGFNYGANLSLFPSFSKDYWGLKNYGLNYGLLFTAWGVGGFVMGRVSEMLNTSTGSFTTSFTLAGSLLIAGAVLSLALRPAKAAKPAETIAAEPAVNGVFMESFIRGWADFLGFTPSTPRSFSR, from the coding sequence ATGTCGGACACGGTCAAGAACAGGGGATGGCAAGTAACCCTGGCCGGAACGGGCATCAACCTGGCCCTGGGAGTTCTCTACGCATGGAGTATCTTTAAAGGGGCAATAAAATCGTCCATCGACGCGGGTGGCCCCGGAGCTTTCAACTGGGACCCGGCCTCCATCAACGACCCCTATGCAATCTGCTGCCTCGCTTTCGCCTTCTCGATGATCATTGCCGGCAAGGCCCAGGACAAGATCGGCCCGGCCCGCACGGCTCTCATCGGCGGCATTCTCGTGGGCCTCGGCTTTACCATCCTCTCCCAGAGCAACAGCTACCTGGCCTGGGTACTCGGTTTCGGCATACTGGCCGGTTCAGGCTTCGGTTTCGGTTATTCGGCGGCCACCCCTCCGGCGCTCAAGTGGTTCCCCTCCAGCAAAACCGGCCTCATCGCCGGAATCGTCGTGGCAGGTTTCGGCCTGGCGCCGGTTTACATCGCCCCCCTATCCACTTACCTCCTGGGCACAATTGGCATCGAAAAATCAATGCTGGTGCTGGCCGCCGCCTTCGCAGTGGTGGTCTGCGGCCTTTCCTTCTTCCTGGTGAACCCGCCGGCCGGATATGTTCCGGCTGACGCCCCCAAGGGTGACGCAGCGGCCAAAGCCGCACCGGCAAAACCGACGGTAAATGCCACTGCGGGCGAAATGCTCAAGTCCGGCAAATTTTATGTACTCTGGCTCACCTACTTCATCGGCGCCGGCGCCGGCCTCATGGTAATCGGCAGCGTGGCCGGCATCGCCAAGAAGAGCATGGGTTCCATGGCGTTCCTCGCAGTTGCCATCATGGCGCTGGGCAACGCGGGCGGCCGCGTTGTGGCCGGCATCCTCTCCGACAAAATCGGACGGATGGCAACCCTCTGCATCGTGTTCGCTTTCCAGGCCGTTCTCATGTTCGCCGCGATCCCCCTCGTGGGAGCCGGGCACTCCAATGCCGTCCTCATCGTGCTTCTGGCCACCTTCATCGGCTTCAACTACGGCGCCAACCTCTCCCTCTTCCCCTCCTTCAGCAAGGACTACTGGGGGCTCAAGAACTACGGCCTCAACTACGGCCTTCTCTTTACTGCCTGGGGCGTGGGCGGCTTCGTGATGGGGCGCGTATCCGAAATGCTCAACACCTCCACCGGCAGCTTCACCACATCCTTTACCCTGGCCGGCTCGCTCCTCATTGCCGGCGCGGTACTGAGCCTCGCCCTGCGGCCGGCCAAGGCGGCCAAGCCTGCCGAGACGATTGCTGCCGAACCTGCAGTGAACGGCGTGTTCATGGAAAGCTTCATCCGCGGCTGGGCCGACTTCCTCGGCTTCACCCCCAGCACCCCCCGCAGCTTCTCCCGCTAG
- a CDS encoding AAA family ATPase translates to MYCDHFGFSEQPFALTPNPAFLFLSSRHQEAFAHLLYGIDNHAGFIELSGEVGTGKTTVIRTFLNQLDPETHRTALIFNPTMSALGLLQGINREYGLDGTSTEKSELLEALNRFLLDENRAGRTVVLVIDEAQNLSPDVLEQIRLISNLETERDKLIQIVLVGQPELRTLLSRQELRQLNQRITVRYHLEPMGFEDTQNYIRHRIRVAASGREPVTFSTGAVKKIFAFSGGLPRLINGACDRALLIAYTTETHDVSPAMAASAIADVTEAPRRPAIPRPVAAAAAILLVAALGAGTYALTRKGDASPDAAPPPLSEPAATGTQPLNTAEALSGLTAIPERDNLMAAVNAIFRSWQVPPMAPASAAADLRAIARERGLTVTSLSTDLDDLVRLDTPALLHITLPGGGKRIVALTAGQKGQFIIEPAIAGRTALSRNELAALWSGRASIVWKNFHGIPPRMKPGSSGDGAGQLQGLLKGAGYYGGAISARYDSATMEAIRAFQKAERLNIDGRAGEKTLLMLYRRAGGFFPAGLAQKGNTGETGDKNLSGTEAAQVPMNEEHNR, encoded by the coding sequence ATGTACTGCGACCATTTCGGTTTCAGCGAACAACCCTTCGCCCTTACACCCAATCCGGCATTCCTCTTCCTGAGCTCCCGCCACCAGGAGGCGTTCGCCCATCTCCTTTACGGCATCGACAATCACGCGGGCTTCATAGAGCTTTCGGGCGAAGTGGGCACCGGCAAGACCACCGTAATCCGGACCTTTCTCAATCAGCTTGACCCGGAAACTCACCGGACCGCCCTGATTTTCAACCCGACCATGTCCGCCCTGGGCCTTTTGCAGGGGATAAACCGTGAATACGGGCTCGACGGCACCAGTACCGAAAAAAGCGAGCTCCTGGAAGCGCTCAACCGCTTCCTTCTGGACGAGAATCGCGCCGGCCGCACTGTGGTGCTGGTCATCGACGAGGCCCAGAACCTCTCCCCCGATGTCCTTGAGCAGATCAGGCTCATTTCGAACCTTGAAACGGAGCGGGACAAGCTCATCCAGATCGTGCTCGTGGGGCAACCGGAACTGAGAACCCTCCTGTCCCGGCAGGAACTTCGCCAGCTCAATCAGCGGATTACGGTCCGTTATCACCTGGAGCCCATGGGGTTCGAAGACACGCAGAACTATATCAGGCACAGGATCAGGGTTGCGGCGTCAGGCCGGGAACCGGTAACCTTCTCGACTGGCGCCGTGAAAAAAATCTTCGCTTTTTCAGGGGGGCTTCCAAGGCTCATAAACGGCGCCTGCGACCGGGCGCTCCTGATTGCCTACACCACCGAGACCCACGACGTTTCTCCCGCCATGGCTGCCTCGGCCATTGCCGATGTAACCGAAGCCCCCCGCCGCCCCGCCATCCCCAGGCCGGTTGCAGCCGCTGCCGCTATTTTACTGGTGGCGGCCCTGGGGGCGGGAACCTATGCTCTGACACGCAAAGGCGACGCTTCACCGGATGCTGCGCCCCCTCCCCTCTCCGAGCCGGCAGCAACGGGCACCCAGCCCCTCAATACCGCAGAAGCCCTGTCCGGGCTAACAGCCATTCCGGAAAGGGACAACCTCATGGCCGCCGTCAACGCCATTTTCCGGTCATGGCAGGTCCCCCCCATGGCCCCGGCTTCGGCAGCAGCCGACCTCCGCGCCATCGCACGGGAGCGAGGCTTGACCGTCACCTCGCTTTCTACGGACCTGGATGATCTGGTCCGGCTCGACACCCCGGCCCTCCTCCACATTACACTGCCCGGTGGAGGCAAGCGGATCGTGGCCCTGACCGCCGGCCAGAAGGGTCAATTCATAATCGAACCGGCCATTGCAGGGCGAACGGCCCTCTCAAGGAACGAACTGGCTGCGCTCTGGAGCGGCCGGGCTTCAATTGTCTGGAAGAATTTCCACGGAATCCCCCCCCGCATGAAACCGGGGAGCAGCGGTGACGGAGCGGGGCAACTCCAGGGCCTTTTGAAGGGAGCGGGGTACTACGGAGGGGCAATTTCCGCCCGCTACGACTCCGCCACCATGGAGGCGATCCGTGCCTTTCAGAAGGCGGAGAGGCTCAACATTGACGGACGGGCGGGGGAAAAGACGCTTCTCATGCTCTACCGCAGGGCAGGCGGCTTTTTCCCGGCGGGACTGGCACAGAAAGGAAATACCGGCGAAACCGGAGATAAAAACTTATCCGGCACGGAAGCGGCGCAGGTACCCATGAACGAGGAGCACAACAGATGA
- a CDS encoding CHASE domain-containing protein, translating to MGLTDEVPGTKPAARASKLLRAGHWLPLVVLGLGLVITYSLWENEQQIIDQDLKLNFDFSVQENISLIKQRMLAYEQVLRGARGLFSASESVGRREFHDYVSALGLEDTYPGIQGVGFSLIVPPAQKESHTESIRGEGFPGYAIKPEGVRETYSSIIYLEPFTGRNLRAFGYDMFSEKVRRIAMERARDTGKVALSGKVRLVQEDGDREQAGVLIYLPVYAPGKPLDSVESRRSAIIGWVYSPFRMNDLMAGLFGRHADEMDLEIYDGTEISGKTLLYDSAGTRSDRLKAPTRHAVRRIQIAGQTWTVAFRALPPFEDQDKRGKVRDVAIVGIVLSILLTLITWLLAVARTRAVESREALAVKQKQLEDLNLSLEQRVADRTAELERLNRELESFCYSISHEIQAPIARLDGFSRAIAEAVKAGGPDDDTVYLASRLEVASQRLRHVIDSLLVMYRMGSIEIERNPVDLSELCGQILEELLQNCTERTITTTIAPAVVVQGDRRMLDTCLRLLLENAVKYSAGNPEAAIEFGKTEHAGETVLFVRDNGVGFDMTYADKLFQPFSRLHNEYEFEGSGTGLPTAQRIIERHGGRIWCEAEPGRGATFFFTLA from the coding sequence ATGGGCCTGACGGACGAAGTCCCTGGGACAAAACCCGCAGCGAGAGCTTCGAAGCTGCTGCGGGCAGGTCATTGGCTCCCGCTGGTGGTGCTGGGGCTCGGCCTCGTCATTACCTACTCTCTATGGGAAAACGAACAGCAAATTATCGACCAGGATCTCAAGCTGAATTTCGATTTCTCGGTCCAGGAAAATATCTCCCTCATAAAACAGCGGATGCTGGCCTATGAGCAGGTGCTGCGCGGAGCCCGCGGATTGTTTTCCGCTTCAGAGTCGGTGGGGCGCCGCGAGTTTCATGACTATGTTTCCGCCCTTGGACTGGAGGACACCTACCCCGGCATCCAGGGAGTCGGATTCTCGCTAATCGTCCCGCCGGCGCAGAAAGAATCCCATACCGAATCAATACGCGGCGAGGGGTTTCCCGGATACGCGATAAAGCCTGAAGGCGTGCGGGAGACCTACAGCTCCATTATCTATCTCGAACCGTTCACCGGCCGCAACCTGCGTGCCTTCGGTTACGACATGTTTTCCGAAAAGGTGAGGCGCATTGCCATGGAACGGGCGCGCGACACGGGCAAAGTGGCCCTGTCCGGCAAGGTGAGGCTGGTGCAGGAGGATGGCGACCGGGAACAGGCGGGCGTACTGATCTATCTTCCCGTTTATGCACCCGGCAAGCCCCTTGATTCCGTGGAATCGCGCCGGTCGGCAATCATAGGATGGGTCTATTCGCCGTTTCGCATGAACGACCTGATGGCGGGACTTTTCGGGCGGCATGCCGACGAGATGGATCTGGAGATATACGACGGTACTGAGATCTCCGGGAAAACGCTGCTCTATGACTCTGCCGGAACCCGCTCCGACAGGCTTAAGGCCCCCACACGACACGCCGTAAGGCGTATTCAGATAGCCGGCCAGACCTGGACCGTGGCATTTCGCGCCCTTCCGCCATTCGAAGATCAGGATAAGAGGGGCAAGGTCAGGGATGTGGCAATCGTGGGCATTGTGCTGAGCATCCTCCTGACGCTGATAACCTGGCTTCTGGCGGTTGCGCGGACACGGGCGGTGGAATCACGGGAAGCACTGGCAGTCAAACAGAAGCAACTTGAAGACCTGAATCTCTCCCTTGAGCAGCGGGTCGCGGACCGCACTGCGGAACTGGAGCGGCTGAACCGGGAACTGGAGAGCTTCTGCTATTCCATATCCCATGAAATCCAGGCGCCCATAGCCCGCCTGGATGGATTCAGCAGGGCAATTGCGGAAGCAGTCAAAGCCGGCGGACCAGATGACGATACCGTATACCTGGCAAGCAGGCTCGAAGTTGCAAGCCAACGGTTGAGACACGTCATCGACAGCCTTCTGGTAATGTATCGCATGGGAAGCATTGAAATCGAAAGAAACCCCGTAGACCTGTCAGAGCTTTGCGGCCAAATACTGGAAGAACTGCTCCAGAACTGTACAGAACGGACGATCACGACAACCATCGCACCCGCTGTGGTGGTCCAGGGCGATCGCCGCATGCTTGACACCTGCCTGCGGCTCCTGCTGGAGAATGCGGTGAAATACAGCGCCGGGAATCCGGAAGCGGCAATCGAGTTCGGCAAAACGGAGCATGCCGGAGAGACTGTCCTGTTCGTGAGGGACAACGGGGTGGGATTCGACATGACATACGCCGATAAGTTGTTTCAGCCATTTTCCCGGCTGCACAACGAGTACGAATTTGAAGGGAGCGGCACCGGCCTTCCGACAGCCCAGAGAATCATCGAACGGCATGGGGGAAGAATCTGGTGCGAAGCCGAACCGGGGCGCGGTGCGACGTTCTTTTTTACTCTCGCCTGA
- a CDS encoding TatD family hydrolase, with product MNANGFLIDTHAHIDGRDFAADFDEMLARAADAGLSHIVTVGADLESSQAACELAKKHDHIYCAVGVHPHDASRVTERCYEVIGDLARNNPKVVAIGEIGLDFYRDRAPRDEQERVFRRFIRLARELALPIIVHDRDAHERVMAIMREEKAAEVGGVLHCFSGDLAMARECVDMGFYLSIPGTVTYPSNEQLREVVRGIRTEHLLVETDCPYLPPVPHRGKRNEPAYVRLTAAKVAELKALTLEDVGRITSLNAKRLFGIGEKDQAARIAYRIRNSLYLNITNRCSNRCSFCAKFEDFTVKGHYLQLDHEPNADEVMAAIGNPGPVDEVVFCGYGEPMLRLDLIKDIAARLKQKGLRIRINTDGQANLVYGRNILPELAGLVDCISVSLNAADAETYARLCNTPFGKDGFDGICRFLSEATKHIPKVVASAVTVPGIDIAAIRRLAESLGVEFREREYAEVG from the coding sequence ATGAACGCAAACGGATTTCTCATAGATACCCACGCACATATCGACGGCCGCGACTTTGCGGCGGACTTCGACGAGATGCTCGCCCGCGCCGCCGATGCGGGGCTCTCCCACATCGTAACCGTCGGCGCCGATCTGGAGTCGAGCCAGGCGGCCTGCGAACTGGCCAAAAAGCACGACCACATTTACTGCGCCGTCGGCGTGCATCCCCACGACGCATCCAGGGTGACGGAGCGCTGTTACGAGGTAATCGGCGACCTGGCCCGGAACAACCCGAAAGTGGTCGCCATCGGCGAAATCGGCCTCGACTTCTACCGGGACCGGGCCCCACGCGACGAGCAGGAACGGGTCTTTCGCCGCTTCATCCGGCTCGCCCGGGAACTGGCGCTCCCCATAATCGTCCATGACCGGGATGCCCACGAAAGGGTAATGGCAATAATGAGGGAGGAGAAAGCCGCCGAAGTGGGGGGCGTTCTCCATTGTTTCTCCGGGGATCTGGCCATGGCCCGGGAATGCGTAGACATGGGCTTCTACCTGTCCATCCCCGGCACGGTCACCTATCCATCCAACGAACAGCTCCGCGAGGTGGTACGCGGCATCAGGACCGAGCACCTCCTGGTCGAGACCGACTGCCCCTACCTCCCGCCGGTTCCCCACCGGGGGAAGCGCAACGAACCGGCATACGTCCGTCTCACCGCAGCGAAGGTGGCAGAACTCAAAGCGCTCACCCTGGAGGACGTGGGTCGTATCACGTCACTCAACGCAAAGCGTCTTTTCGGCATCGGCGAAAAGGACCAGGCGGCCCGCATCGCCTACCGGATAAGGAATTCCCTGTACCTGAACATTACCAACCGCTGCTCCAACCGCTGCTCCTTCTGCGCCAAGTTCGAAGATTTCACCGTGAAGGGGCATTACCTGCAACTGGACCACGAGCCGAATGCGGACGAGGTTATGGCCGCCATCGGAAATCCGGGTCCGGTGGACGAAGTGGTGTTCTGCGGCTATGGGGAGCCGATGCTGCGCCTTGACCTCATCAAGGATATTGCCGCCCGTCTCAAGCAGAAGGGGCTTCGCATCCGGATAAACACCGACGGCCAGGCCAACCTGGTGTACGGCCGCAACATCCTCCCGGAGCTGGCGGGGCTGGTAGACTGCATCTCCGTCAGCCTCAACGCAGCCGATGCCGAGACCTACGCCCGGCTCTGCAACACCCCTTTCGGAAAGGATGGGTTCGACGGCATCTGCCGGTTCCTCTCGGAAGCGACGAAACACATCCCGAAAGTGGTAGCTTCGGCCGTCACCGTGCCGGGAATTGATATTGCTGCCATCCGGAGGCTTGCCGAGTCACTTGGTGTCGAATTCCGGGAGCGGGAATATGCCGAAGTGGGATAA
- a CDS encoding peptidoglycan-binding domain-containing protein yields the protein MTNAYRRGSKGPEVRKIQARLGELGLYSGDVDGIFGGGTESGVKMFQRQNGLDVDGVVGEDTWKKLFGGGKLQKPEVCKQKLEYRCLALTGTIETGRPIPDCFAMASGDFDGQGLSFGALQWNLGQGSLQPLFKEMAKKHPSLLEDICHDYFPELKAIFTSDKDDQLAWVRSAQDQRRFTLFEPWKGLLKALGRTTEFQDIQVNAAGKLFKDAKALCAEYGLWSERGVALMFDIKVQNGSISPLVKSQIMADCTRLGSSLSNDEAEEAKLVIVANRRAEASNPRWIEDVRKRKVAIAHGEGMVHGNYLHLEDQFGIKLKPF from the coding sequence ATGACTAACGCATACAGAAGGGGGAGCAAGGGGCCCGAGGTAAGGAAGATCCAGGCACGACTGGGTGAACTGGGCCTTTACAGTGGAGATGTGGACGGCATATTTGGTGGCGGCACCGAGAGCGGGGTTAAAATGTTCCAGCGACAAAACGGCCTGGATGTGGACGGGGTCGTGGGCGAAGATACCTGGAAAAAGCTCTTCGGCGGCGGAAAGCTCCAGAAGCCGGAAGTCTGCAAGCAGAAACTGGAATACCGCTGCCTGGCCCTTACCGGTACCATCGAAACGGGCAGGCCGATACCCGATTGCTTCGCCATGGCATCCGGCGACTTCGACGGGCAGGGCCTGAGCTTCGGCGCCCTCCAGTGGAACCTGGGCCAGGGGTCGCTGCAACCGCTGTTCAAGGAGATGGCGAAAAAACACCCGAGCCTTCTGGAAGACATCTGCCACGATTACTTCCCGGAACTGAAGGCCATCTTCACCTCCGACAAGGATGACCAGCTCGCGTGGGTACGCTCGGCCCAGGACCAGCGGCGCTTTACCCTCTTCGAGCCATGGAAGGGGCTTCTCAAAGCCCTGGGGCGCACCACCGAGTTCCAGGATATCCAGGTGAATGCCGCCGGCAAGCTCTTCAAGGACGCCAAGGCCCTCTGCGCCGAGTACGGCCTCTGGTCCGAGCGGGGGGTGGCTCTCATGTTCGACATCAAGGTGCAGAACGGAAGCATCTCGCCCCTGGTGAAGTCCCAGATTATGGCCGACTGCACACGCCTTGGCAGCAGCCTGAGCAATGATGAGGCTGAAGAGGCGAAGCTGGTCATCGTGGCCAACCGCCGGGCCGAAGCAAGCAACCCCCGCTGGATCGAGGACGTCCGGAAACGCAAGGTTGCCATCGCCCACGGGGAAGGAATGGTGCACGGGAACTATCTCCACCTGGAGGACCAGTTCGGCATCAAGCTCAAGCCTTTCTGA